From a region of the Alnus glutinosa chromosome 1, dhAlnGlut1.1, whole genome shotgun sequence genome:
- the LOC133874197 gene encoding uncharacterized protein At4g14450, chloroplastic-like, translating to MADAQRSKSGSGNRRQPSRLQRRAPSLQISAPVSNWNVAIPLLSPLATSPTSPNLLNDRMAETKPREDPRQQGAEAEKVAFKKWQHPAAPFCYEPAPRVRPFVPA from the coding sequence ATGGCCGATGCACAGAGGAGTAAGTCCGGCAGCGGGAACCGGCGCCAGCCCAGCCGGCTGCAGCGGCGGGCCCCGTCGCTACAAATCAGCGCACCCGTCTCTAATTGGAACGTGGCCATCCCGCTCCTATCTCCGCTTGCCACGTCCCCGACGTCCCCGAACCTGTTGAACGATCGGATGGCGGAGACGAAGCCGAGGGAGGATCCGAGGCAGCAAGGCGCCGAGGCCGAGAAAGTGGCTTTCAAGAAATGGCAGCACCCGGCGGCTCCCTTCTGCTACGAGCCGGCGCCGCGGGTCCGACCCTTCGTGCCGGCGTAG